CCGGCTCGTCGAGGTCGCGCTCGAGGCGGGTGCCAAGGCCTCGTACCGCGTCGACGACGTCAGCGAGATCCGCGAGGAGTGGCTCGAGGGCGTCGACAAGGTGGGCGTGACGTCCGGCGCGTCGGTCCCCGAGGATCTCGTGGAGGGTGTGCTCGCCTTCCTCAACGACCGCGGCTTCCCGGCAGCGAAGGCGGTGCACACGGCCGAGGAGAGCCTGATCTTCGCGCTGCCGCCGGAGCTGCGTCGCGACCTGCGCGCCGCCGGCCAACCCGCCTGACGAGCCGCACCCGCGACCATGACCAGCGACCGTGAGATCCGACGGGCGCTGACCCGCGCCGAGGCCGGCAAGTCCCTCGACCACGGCGAGGCCGTGGCGCTCGCGTCCGCCCGCGGCGACGATCTCGTCCGCCTGAGCGCCGTGGCGACCCGGGTGCGCGACGCCGCGATGGTCGCGGCCGGACGACCGGGTGTCGTCACGTACTCGCGCAAGGTCTTCATCCCGGTCACCCGGCTGTGCCGGGACCGCTGCCACTACTGCACGTTCGCCACCACCCCGAACCGCGTGGAGCAGCCGTTCCTGTCGCCCGACCAGATCGTCGCGATCGCCGCGCAGGGAGCCGCGCAGGGGTGCAAGGAAGCGCTGTTCACGCTCGGCGACCGCCCCGAGGACCGCTGGCCGCAGGCCAAGAGCTGGCTGCACGAGCACGGATACGACGACACGCTGTCGTACGTCCGTGCCATGGCGATCCGTGTCCTCGAGGAGACAGGCCTCCTCCCGCACCTCAACCCCGGCGTCATGTCGTGGGCCGAGCTGCAGCGCCTGAAGCCAGTCGCTCCGTCGATGGGCATGATGCTCGAGACCACGGCGACGCGCCTGTGGTCGGAGCCGGGTGGCCCCCACTACGGGTCGCCCGACAAGGACCCGGCGCTGCGCATCCGGGTGCTCGAGGACGCCGGACGCATCGGCATCCCGTTCACCTCGGGCATCCTGGTCGGCATCGGCGAGACGGTCGCCGAGCGGGTCGACGCGCTGTTCGAGCTGCGGCGGATCGCGCGGACGTACGGCGGGGTGCAGGAGGTCATCGTCCAGAACTTCCGCGCCAAGGACGACACCGCGATGCGCAACGACCCAGACCTCGGCGTCGACGAGTACCTCGCGACGATCGCGACCGCGCGTCTGGTGCTCGGTCCGTCGGTGACGATCCAGGCTCCGCCCAACCTGTCCGACCCGGAGTCGATCGCGCCGCTTCTCGCCGCGGGCGTCGACGACTGGGGCGGCGTGTCTCCGGTGACTCCCGACCACGTCAATCCGGAGCGCCCGTGGCCGCAGATCGACGACCTCGCGTCGTGGACGGCGCAGTCGGGTCTGCAGCTGTCCGAACGCCTGACCGCCCATCCGCGCTACGTCCGCGAGACGCTCTCCGGGGAACGACCGTGGTTCGACTCCCGGCTGTTCCCGCACGTCTCTGCACTCGCCGCGGCCGACGGCCTGGCCGACCCCGCGGCCGCGGTCGAGGGCCGCCCGTGGCAGGAGCCGGACACGCCGATGGAGGCCGCCGGTCGTACGGAGCTCCACCACGAGGTCGACAGCGTCGGGCGGAGTGCGGACCGGCGGAGCGACTTCGGGGGTGTGTACGGCGACTGGGACGAGGTGCGTGAGCACGCGTCGCGGACCTCCGAGCCGCTCGGCCTCCCGAGCGTCCCCGCGCGCGTCGACTCCGACGTCCGTACGGCGCTGGCTCGGGCCGAGGCCGATCCTGCGGGTCTGTCGGACGACGACTACCTCCTCTTGATGACGGCGGACGGTCCCGCCCTGGACGCAGTGTGCCGCCTGGCCGACGACCTGCGGCGCGACGTCGTCGGCGACGAGGTGACGTACGTCGTCAACAGGAACATCAACTTCACCAACGTCTGCTACGTCGGGTGCCGGTTCTGCGCGTTCGCGCAGCGCAAGTCCGACGCCGACGCGTACACGTTGTCGCTGGAGCAGATCGGCGACCGCGTCCGCGAGGCGGCGGCGCTCGGCGCGACAGAGATCTGCCTCCAGGGCGGCATCGCGCCCGACCTCGGTCCCTCCGCCTACGCGGACATCGTGCGTGCGGTGAAGGCGGCGTCTCCGGGCATCCACGTGCACGCCTTCAGCCCGATGGAGATCGTGACGGGCTCGGCGAAGGCGGGACGCTCGATCCGCGACTGGCTCACCGAGCTGAGCGAAGCCGGTCTCGACACCATCCCCGGGACGGCCGCCGAGATCCTCGACGACGACGTCCGGTGGGTGCTCACCAAGGGCAAGCTGCCGGCGGCGCAGTGGATCGAGGTCGTCGAGACCGCGCACTCGCTCGGGATCCGGTCCAGCTCGACGATGATGTACGGCCACGTCGACAACCCGCGCCACTGGGTCGGACACCTGCGGACCCTCGCGGAGGTGCAGGAGCGCACGGGAGGCTTCACGGAGTTCGTCGCGCTGCCGTTCATCCACACCAACGCACCGATCTACCTCGCGGGCGTCGCGCGTCCGGGCCCCACGATGCGCGACAACCGCGCGGTCCACGCGCTCGCCCGGATCATGCTGCACGGACGCATCCCCAACATCCAGACCTCCTGGGTCAAGCTCGGCGTGGACGGCACCCGATCGATGCTCACGGGCGGTGCCAACGACCTGGGTGGGACGTTGATGGAGGAGACGATCAGTCGGATGGCCGGCTCCCAGCACGGCTC
Above is a genomic segment from Mumia sp. Pv4-285 containing:
- a CDS encoding bifunctional FO biosynthesis protein CofGH — its product is MTSDREIRRALTRAEAGKSLDHGEAVALASARGDDLVRLSAVATRVRDAAMVAAGRPGVVTYSRKVFIPVTRLCRDRCHYCTFATTPNRVEQPFLSPDQIVAIAAQGAAQGCKEALFTLGDRPEDRWPQAKSWLHEHGYDDTLSYVRAMAIRVLEETGLLPHLNPGVMSWAELQRLKPVAPSMGMMLETTATRLWSEPGGPHYGSPDKDPALRIRVLEDAGRIGIPFTSGILVGIGETVAERVDALFELRRIARTYGGVQEVIVQNFRAKDDTAMRNDPDLGVDEYLATIATARLVLGPSVTIQAPPNLSDPESIAPLLAAGVDDWGGVSPVTPDHVNPERPWPQIDDLASWTAQSGLQLSERLTAHPRYVRETLSGERPWFDSRLFPHVSALAAADGLADPAAAVEGRPWQEPDTPMEAAGRTELHHEVDSVGRSADRRSDFGGVYGDWDEVREHASRTSEPLGLPSVPARVDSDVRTALARAEADPAGLSDDDYLLLMTADGPALDAVCRLADDLRRDVVGDEVTYVVNRNINFTNVCYVGCRFCAFAQRKSDADAYTLSLEQIGDRVREAAALGATEICLQGGIAPDLGPSAYADIVRAVKAASPGIHVHAFSPMEIVTGSAKAGRSIRDWLTELSEAGLDTIPGTAAEILDDDVRWVLTKGKLPAAQWIEVVETAHSLGIRSSSTMMYGHVDNPRHWVGHLRTLAEVQERTGGFTEFVALPFIHTNAPIYLAGVARPGPTMRDNRAVHALARIMLHGRIPNIQTSWVKLGVDGTRSMLTGGANDLGGTLMEETISRMAGSQHGSAKTVEELRVIGEGIGRPVRERRTDYAHQRVTA